In Acipenser ruthenus chromosome 6, fAciRut3.2 maternal haplotype, whole genome shotgun sequence, the following proteins share a genomic window:
- the bmp2a gene encoding bone morphogenetic protein 2, whose product MVAGVRALMVLLLCQVLLGGSAGLIPDVGRKKFSESGRQSPQQSEDILNEFELRLLNMFGLKRRPNPSKNAVIPQYMLDLYRMHLGNGEESPYRPGSALSHYPDRSASRANTVRSFHHEESLEELSGKSGKTLQLFFFNLTSIPGEELITSAELRIFRNQVRDAIANSSSGYHRINIYEVIKPASSSKEPITRLLDTRLVQHSQSKWESFDVSPAVMRWIMHGHANHGFMVEVVHLDTEGKDSKKHVRISRSLHDDEESWPQVRPLLVTFSHDGKGHVLHKREKRQGKPKQKKRLKASCRRHPLYVDFSDVGWNDWIVAPPGYHAFYCQGECPFPLADHLNSTNHAIVQTLVNSVNSNIPKACCVPTELSAISMLYLDEYEKVVLKNYQDMVVEGCGCH is encoded by the exons ATGGTCGCCGGGGTCCGTGCCCTTATGGTGCTTCTGCTCTGCCAGGTACTGCTCGGAGGTTCTGCCGGGCTCATTCCAGACGTCGGCCGAAAGAAATTTAGCGAATCGGGTCGACAAAGCCCGCAACAATCTGAGGACATTCTAAATGAGTTTGAACTTCGCCTCCTCAATATGTTTGGGTTGAAGCGGAGACCAAATCCGAGCAAGAACGCAGTGATCCCGCAATACATGTTGGACCTTTATCGTATGCATCTGGGGAATGGGGAGGAAAGCCCCTATCGTCCCGGATCGGCCTTGAGCCACTACCCAGATAGGTCTGCCAGCCGCGCAAACACAGTTAGGAGTTTTCATCATGAAG AATCCTTGGAGGAGCTGTCTGGCAAGAGTGGGAAAACTTTACAGCTATTCTTCTTTAATCTTACATCCATTCCAGGGGAGGAGCTTATCACGTCTGCAGAACTTAGGATTTTTCGCAATCAGGTCCGGGATGCCATTGCAAACAGCAGCAGTGGCTATCATCGCATTAACATTTATGAAGTTATAAAACCAGCATCTTCCTCAAAGGAGCCTATAACAAGACTTCTCGATACTAGGCTGGTGCAACACAGTCAGAGCAAATGGGAGAGCTTTGATGTGAGCCCAGCAGTCATGAGGTGGATCATGCATGGGCATGCCAACCATGGTTTTATGGTGGAGGTTGTCCACTTAGACACTGAGGGGAAAGACTCAAAAAAGCATGTACGGATCAGCAGATCTTTGCATGATGACGAAGAAAGTTGGCCTCAAGTGAGGCCCTTATTAGTAACTTTTAGCCATGATGGCAAAGGACACGTTCTTCATAAAAGGGAGAAACGGCAAGGGAAACCGAAGCAAAAAAAGAGGCTTAAAGCCAGCTGTAGGAGGCACCCCTTATATGTGGACTTCAGTGACGTTGGGTGGAATGACTGGATAGTTGCCCCACCAGGGTACCATGCTTTTTACTGCCAAGGAGAGTGTCCTTTTCCATTAGCAGATCACCTAAATTCAACAAATCACGCCATTGTGCAGACTTTAGTCAACTCAGTAAATTCAAATATCCCCAAGGCCTGCTGCGTGCCAACAGAACTCAGCGCAATTTCTATGCTCTACCTTGATGAATATGAAAAAGTTGTATTAAAGAACTATCAGGATATGGTTGTGGAGGGCTGTGGCTGTCATTAA